In the genome of Photobacterium sp. TLY01, one region contains:
- the kefG gene encoding glutathione-regulated potassium-efflux system ancillary protein KefG, with product MEHAPPRILLIYAHPDPDASVANKAMLSAVANLPHVTFHDLYGKYPDFFIDITYERALLAQHDILVFQHPLYMYSCPSLLKEWIDVVLSKGFAHGDGRATKGKYWRSVITTGGAAEAYTPDGYNRSSVDDILKPFELTAELCQMHWIPPLVLHWARRVPDAERREHAQLYREWLNAPLAGVDAGREKRYGV from the coding sequence ATGGAGCACGCCCCACCACGTATTCTGCTGATTTACGCGCATCCGGACCCCGATGCGTCGGTTGCCAATAAAGCCATGCTCTCTGCGGTGGCGAATCTGCCTCATGTGACGTTCCACGACCTGTACGGCAAGTATCCGGACTTTTTTATCGATATTACCTATGAGCGTGCCTTGCTGGCCCAGCATGATATTTTGGTTTTTCAGCATCCTTTATATATGTATTCCTGTCCGTCTTTGCTCAAAGAATGGATCGATGTGGTGCTCAGCAAAGGGTTTGCTCACGGGGATGGCCGGGCAACCAAGGGCAAATACTGGCGTTCAGTGATCACCACGGGCGGGGCGGCGGAAGCTTATACACCGGACGGGTATAACCGCAGTAGCGTGGACGATATCCTCAAGCCGTTTGAACTGACCGCTGAGCTGTGCCAGATGCACTGGATACCACCTCTGGTGCTGCACTGGGCGCGGCGGGTACCGGATGCCGAACGGCGCGAACATGCACAGTTGTACCGGGAGTGGCTGAACGCGCCACTGGCCGGCGTCGACGCGGGCCGGGAGAAGCGTTATGGCGTCTGA
- the kefB gene encoding glutathione-regulated potassium-efflux system protein KefB translates to MASDVLSAGVVFLAAAVVAVPVAQRLGLGSVLGYLLAGIGIGPWGLGLINDVEEVLHFSEFGVVLLLFLIGLELNPSKLWQMRQPILGLGGSQVVLTSLVIASLVLVCGQFVGAVDWRVALVIGMGLALSSTAIALRIIEEQGIGGSQTGQSGFAVLLFQDIAVIPMLAVLPLLAGSDGGTWLDLGAMVAGIAVLLVGGHFLLRPLFRWVVMSGVRELFTVTALLLVIGIALGMEILGLSMALGTFLAGVLLAESEYRHELEIAIEPFKGLLLGLFFISVGMAVNLGLLLEYPLQILAAVVALVVVKGFILYLLARLFGIQAKSRSQMAAILSQGGEFAFVLFTAARSEGLLAADLSSFLLVVVSLSMMTTPLILRLQDKWFVRTFKAEASHEPESDVVDREPRVIITGFGRFGQVVGRLLFANKIRVTILERDPSQIQFLRKFGYKVYYGDASQLDLLRAAGAEKAEAIIICTDNPEEVMQVVALCQQHFPRLKILARARSRVEAHQLLSHGVERFSRETFAGALDLGRQALVALGMHPYKAKRAEAHFRKLDTTALRDLLPQHSEDVHLASRAREARKELEEIFDREMRGERERHNGWD, encoded by the coding sequence ATGGCGTCTGATGTATTGAGTGCCGGGGTGGTGTTTCTGGCGGCGGCCGTGGTGGCTGTGCCGGTGGCCCAGCGTCTCGGACTGGGATCGGTTTTGGGCTATCTGCTGGCCGGGATCGGGATTGGTCCCTGGGGTCTGGGGCTGATCAATGATGTGGAAGAAGTGCTGCATTTTTCCGAGTTCGGGGTTGTGCTGCTGCTGTTTCTGATTGGACTGGAGCTGAACCCCAGCAAACTCTGGCAGATGCGACAACCCATTCTGGGCTTGGGCGGCAGTCAGGTGGTCTTGACCAGTTTAGTGATTGCCTCTCTGGTACTGGTGTGCGGACAATTTGTCGGCGCGGTGGATTGGCGGGTCGCCCTGGTAATCGGAATGGGGCTGGCGTTATCTTCCACTGCAATAGCCCTGCGGATCATTGAAGAGCAGGGCATCGGCGGCTCGCAAACCGGGCAGTCTGGCTTTGCTGTACTGCTGTTTCAGGATATCGCGGTGATCCCTATGCTCGCCGTGTTGCCTCTGCTGGCAGGCAGCGATGGTGGCACCTGGCTCGATTTAGGCGCGATGGTGGCAGGCATCGCCGTCTTGCTGGTTGGCGGTCATTTCCTGCTGCGGCCTTTGTTTCGCTGGGTGGTGATGTCCGGGGTGCGCGAGCTCTTTACCGTTACAGCGTTGCTGCTGGTGATAGGGATTGCACTGGGGATGGAAATTCTCGGCCTGTCGATGGCACTGGGCACTTTTCTGGCCGGGGTGCTGCTGGCGGAAAGCGAATACCGCCATGAGCTTGAAATTGCCATCGAGCCGTTTAAGGGCTTGCTGCTCGGCCTGTTTTTTATCTCTGTCGGTATGGCGGTGAATCTCGGTCTGTTGCTGGAATACCCGTTACAGATTCTGGCTGCGGTCGTGGCTTTGGTCGTGGTTAAGGGCTTCATTCTGTATTTGCTGGCCCGGCTGTTCGGCATTCAGGCCAAGTCGCGCAGTCAGATGGCGGCGATCCTCAGTCAGGGGGGTGAGTTTGCTTTTGTGCTCTTTACTGCTGCACGCAGCGAAGGGCTGTTAGCGGCGGATCTGAGCAGCTTTTTGCTGGTGGTGGTCAGCCTGTCGATGATGACCACACCGCTGATCTTACGGCTGCAGGACAAATGGTTCGTCCGTACGTTTAAGGCTGAAGCCAGCCATGAGCCGGAGTCGGATGTGGTTGATCGCGAACCCAGGGTGATCATTACCGGGTTTGGCCGTTTTGGTCAGGTTGTTGGCAGGTTGCTGTTTGCCAATAAAATCCGGGTCACCATCCTGGAACGGGATCCCAGTCAGATTCAGTTTCTGCGTAAGTTCGGCTACAAGGTGTATTATGGCGATGCCAGCCAGCTCGATTTACTGCGGGCGGCGGGGGCAGAAAAAGCAGAGGCCATTATTATCTGTACCGACAATCCGGAAGAGGTGATGCAGGTGGTTGCGCTTTGCCAGCAGCATTTTCCGCGCCTGAAAATACTGGCCCGTGCCCGCAGCCGGGTGGAAGCGCACCAGCTGCTCAGCCATGGCGTGGAAAGGTTTTCTCGTGAAACCTTTGCCGGCGCGCTGGATCTGGGACGTCAGGCACTGGTTGCACTGGGCATGCATCCCTACAAAGCCAAACGGGCAGAAGCACATTTTCGGAAATTAGATACCACCGCCTTGCGGGACTTATTGCCCCAGCATTCAGAAGATGTTCACTTAGCCTCCCGGGCCAGAGAAGCCCGGAAAGAGCTGGAAGAGATCTTCGATCGTGAAATGCGGGGCGAACGCGAACGACATAATGGCTGGGACTGA
- a CDS encoding YheV family putative zinc ribbon protein, whose product MSKKRFIAGAVCPACQQQDTLRWWVENEVEKVECVACHHTDTRLPKSVEDSQHVAGTASEQVIGIFKPE is encoded by the coding sequence ATGAGTAAGAAACGTTTTATTGCCGGGGCTGTGTGTCCGGCATGTCAGCAGCAGGACACCCTGCGCTGGTGGGTGGAAAACGAGGTCGAGAAAGTCGAGTGTGTGGCTTGCCATCATACGGATACACGGCTGCCGAAATCGGTTGAAGACAGTCAACATGTGGCGGGCACAGCCTCAGAGCAGGTGATCGGCATCTTCAAGCCGGAATAA
- the slyD gene encoding peptidylprolyl isomerase: MKVAKDTVVSLAYQVKTEEGVVVDQSTTDAPLDYLHGHNNLIVGLEKALEGREVGDKFEVTVAPEEAYGEHHDEMVQRVPAEVFQGVDEITVGMRFLADTDQGPIPVEVTEVDGDEVVVDGNHMLAGQTLTFDVEIVATRAATEDEIAHGHIHQEGGCGHDHDHDHDHDHDGGCCNH, from the coding sequence ATGAAAGTCGCTAAAGACACAGTAGTAAGCCTGGCTTATCAAGTGAAAACGGAAGAGGGCGTCGTTGTTGATCAGTCAACCACGGATGCACCACTTGATTATCTGCATGGCCACAACAACCTGATTGTCGGCCTGGAAAAAGCACTGGAAGGCCGCGAAGTCGGCGACAAATTCGAAGTGACTGTGGCCCCGGAAGAGGCTTACGGCGAGCACCATGACGAAATGGTTCAGCGCGTACCGGCTGAAGTCTTCCAGGGTGTGGATGAAATCACAGTGGGAATGCGTTTCCTGGCAGATACGGATCAGGGGCCAATCCCTGTTGAAGTCACTGAAGTTGACGGTGATGAAGTCGTGGTTGACGGCAACCACATGCTGGCGGGCCAGACACTGACGTTCGACGTGGAAATCGTTGCCACTCGTGCGGCGACTGAAGATGAGATCGCGCACGGCCATATTCATCAGGAAGGCGGTTGTGGTCACGACCATGATCACGATCACGACCACGACCACGATGGCGGTTGCTGTAACCACTAA
- a CDS encoding SlyX family protein gives MTDIEQKLQAQIDELEMKQAFQEQTIEELNTALTQQQFLIDKMQVQLRYLAGKVQGSQVSNLASESEETPPPHY, from the coding sequence ATGACAGATATTGAACAAAAGCTACAGGCGCAGATTGATGAGCTGGAAATGAAACAGGCTTTTCAGGAACAGACCATTGAAGAGCTGAATACCGCATTGACCCAGCAGCAATTTCTGATCGACAAAATGCAGGTACAACTGCGCTATCTAGCCGGTAAGGTACAAGGCTCTCAGGTCTCCAATCTCGCCAGTGAAAGCGAAGAGACGCCGCCTCCGCATTACTGA
- a CDS encoding WD40 repeat domain-containing protein produces MRQSFLAATFILALFTLTGCDISGPERQRWDLAADGATTFSLSRDGRFALFYSVQQGIVLWDLQQNKKLADLGSQDPHHTTVTNSEISDNQRFAITVTAQNFAVWDLAWSQAQGLWSVSDGIIRDVAIANDGKQILLALSNGKALYVDLGNGRRLEFLAHREKVNAVALSPNGRYALSGGDDNQAYFWDTVSGQILYRFEHPTRVNQVALQRDGKLAFTADSGNQAFVWDLSDGHQQAALAIRLRQQNFSSARFSDDGRYLATGSPSKRVELWHTATGERAAYWQAATQENERPGSAVVYDVAITPEGDVRSGSSAGIAQDWYLTD; encoded by the coding sequence ATGCGCCAATCATTTTTAGCAGCAACTTTCATTCTGGCACTCTTTACGCTGACCGGTTGCGATATTTCAGGCCCGGAACGCCAGCGCTGGGATCTTGCCGCTGACGGTGCCACCACATTCAGCCTGAGCCGGGATGGTCGCTTTGCGTTATTTTATTCAGTCCAACAAGGTATCGTGCTCTGGGATCTACAGCAAAACAAAAAGTTAGCTGATTTAGGTTCTCAAGACCCACATCACACAACCGTGACAAACAGTGAGATATCCGACAATCAGCGGTTTGCCATTACCGTAACCGCACAAAACTTTGCGGTGTGGGATCTGGCCTGGAGCCAGGCTCAGGGATTGTGGTCTGTCTCCGACGGCATCATCCGAGATGTCGCGATCGCCAATGACGGCAAACAGATCCTGCTGGCGCTCTCTAACGGTAAAGCCCTGTACGTCGACTTGGGCAACGGCAGACGCTTGGAGTTCCTCGCTCACAGAGAAAAAGTCAATGCCGTCGCCCTCTCCCCCAACGGCCGATATGCGCTCTCCGGCGGGGATGACAACCAGGCCTACTTCTGGGATACAGTCAGCGGTCAGATTCTCTATCGGTTTGAACACCCGACGCGAGTCAACCAGGTTGCCTTGCAGCGAGACGGCAAGCTGGCTTTCACCGCAGACAGCGGTAATCAGGCATTTGTCTGGGATCTGTCCGATGGTCACCAGCAAGCTGCTCTGGCCATACGCCTGCGACAGCAAAATTTTTCCAGTGCACGCTTTTCCGATGACGGGCGTTATCTGGCCACAGGCAGTCCCTCCAAGCGAGTAGAACTGTGGCACACCGCAACCGGTGAGAGAGCCGCCTACTGGCAAGCCGCCACGCAAGAAAACGAGCGTCCGGGGTCGGCGGTGGTGTATGATGTGGCCATCACACCAGAGGGGGATGTTCGCTCAGGCAGCTCAGCCGGCATCGCCCAGGACTGGTATCTCACTGACTGA
- the fkpA gene encoding FKBP-type peptidyl-prolyl cis-trans isomerase translates to MKPVLKMSVLAATILLAVGCQDEKTSAPAETAEPAAVEQPAATEAAKAFESDDQKAAYAIGASLAQYLSANLEQQKELGLDLKKEDVLAGVTDVFAGNSRMSQEETQQALQDLDQRVSDMMTTKAKEEAEKNTKAGDDFRAEFEKQEGVKKTESGLLYQVETQGEGEMPKATDTVQVHYSGTLIDGTEFDSSYKRNQPATFPLNQVIPGWTEGVQLMPVGSKFKFVIPPELAYGSQANPSIPANSTLVFEVELLDIVKAEQDAEATADQ, encoded by the coding sequence CTGAAACCAGTTCTAAAAATGTCTGTGTTGGCAGCAACGATTCTGCTGGCGGTCGGCTGTCAGGATGAGAAAACTTCAGCACCGGCAGAGACGGCTGAGCCAGCAGCAGTAGAGCAGCCGGCTGCGACAGAAGCAGCAAAGGCATTTGAGTCTGATGATCAGAAAGCGGCTTATGCGATTGGGGCTTCACTGGCGCAATACCTGTCGGCGAACCTGGAACAGCAAAAAGAGCTGGGTCTGGATCTGAAAAAAGAAGATGTGCTGGCGGGGGTCACTGATGTCTTTGCCGGTAACAGCCGTATGAGCCAGGAAGAGACTCAGCAGGCGCTGCAGGATCTGGATCAGCGTGTTTCTGACATGATGACGACCAAAGCCAAAGAAGAAGCAGAGAAGAACACCAAAGCCGGTGATGACTTCCGGGCGGAATTCGAAAAGCAGGAAGGCGTGAAGAAAACTGAATCAGGCCTGTTGTATCAGGTGGAGACTCAAGGCGAAGGTGAGATGCCAAAAGCCACCGACACAGTGCAAGTGCACTATAGCGGTACGCTGATTGACGGCACGGAATTTGACAGCTCATACAAGCGCAACCAACCTGCCACTTTCCCGCTGAACCAGGTCATTCCGGGCTGGACGGAAGGCGTGCAGCTGATGCCGGTCGGTTCTAAGTTCAAGTTTGTCATTCCGCCAGAGCTGGCTTACGGTTCACAAGCGAACCCAAGTATTCCGGCAAACTCCACCCTGGTATTTGAGGTTGAGTTGCTGGATATCGTCAAAGCGGAACAGGACGCAGAAGCGACGGCTGATCAGTAA
- a CDS encoding transcriptional regulator, with product MVESDLIETRTFTEHDFVILRSYEAVVDGLATLIGPFCEIVLHSLADLNTSAIKIANGENTGRKVGSPITDLALRMLRDIEGSERNFSRAYFTRAKGGALMKSITIAIRNADDNIIGLLCINVNLDAPFSQILQSFMPTDEAKHAASSVNFASDVDELVDQTVERTIEEINADKNVSNNAKNRQIVMELYDKGIFDIKDAINRVADRLNISKHTVYLYIRQRKTEDGEK from the coding sequence ATGGTGGAAAGTGACTTAATTGAAACCCGTACTTTTACTGAGCACGATTTTGTTATATTGCGCTCATACGAAGCTGTGGTTGATGGACTGGCCACCCTGATCGGGCCATTTTGCGAAATTGTGTTGCATTCTCTGGCTGATCTGAACACCTCGGCGATTAAAATTGCCAATGGCGAAAATACCGGCCGCAAAGTGGGCTCGCCGATCACTGATCTGGCGCTGCGCATGCTGCGTGACATTGAAGGATCAGAGCGCAATTTTTCCCGCGCCTACTTCACCCGCGCCAAGGGTGGTGCACTGATGAAATCTATCACGATTGCAATTCGCAATGCGGATGACAATATCATCGGTTTGCTGTGTATCAACGTGAACCTGGATGCCCCTTTTTCTCAGATTCTGCAGTCTTTTATGCCGACCGATGAGGCCAAGCACGCCGCCTCCAGTGTGAACTTTGCCAGCGACGTCGATGAGCTGGTGGATCAAACCGTCGAGCGCACCATTGAAGAAATCAATGCCGATAAGAATGTCTCGAATAATGCCAAAAACCGTCAGATCGTCATGGAGCTGTACGATAAAGGCATCTTCGATATTAAGGATGCGATTAACCGGGTGGCTGATCGTCTGAATATCTCCAAGCACACCGTCTACTTATATATCCGCCAGCGCAAGACAGAGGATGGCGAAAAATGA